The Coffea arabica cultivar ET-39 chromosome 6e, Coffea Arabica ET-39 HiFi, whole genome shotgun sequence genome contains the following window.
AGTGGCAACTTCTGCATCTGTTATGCAGACGAGATGAGTTCTCAGAGATGAAGACAGCCGACGCCTATCTTGTAGTAGAGTGCTATGTATGACTAGAATGTATGCATATTCCAGTCATCAAAACTGCTACTAAAGCACTTATCCAATTGTAATATACTAGTAATAACTAAAAATGCTGGTAGGCAGGTAGCTATGGCCTTTGGGCAATAAACCAATGTAGACCCGAGTCTGAGCGAATGCAAGCAGTAAAACAGACACCGGGCAGAGTGTGTTTGCTTGAGTTTTGAAGCTCATGGTTCCTTTTTAATACTAGTAATATAAAGTTAGAAGTTCTCAACATTGGATTTACATAAGGATGGGAATACCGGCTTGAATGTATAAAAGAATGTCGTCTGATGCTTCTCCATAATGCATAAAAATCTTGGGTGtagtccatttttttttttgtttttgaaccgAGGCTGAAACTGTGAGTTTGTCTTCGTGCTTTTGAAGTAGACCCTATAAAGGTAAATACTAATCCAAACAGAATTTCTAATGCTCAGAAATAAAATTTGGGCTCCAATTTCACTAAAAAACTCTTTTTTGTTCCATaagcccttttctttttctctattatttgaTTGGCGGGCTTGTGAATTAGATAACCCTATCCAAGATAGCCCATTGGAGGAGCTGCCACGTAGGACAAAGAATAAGAGAGACAATCGCATCTCCATTTTCCACCTCTCGTCAACACTCTTTGCTCCATCATTTTTATGTAAAGACAGCCATATCAACAACATCCAACTCTCAAAATTCAGACAAAGAAACTGTTGGGCTTCAGAGGTTGAGAGAAGCAATGATGGCCTCTACATCAGCAGTCTCTATGGGCGGCATGCCTTTGACCTACGCAAGCCAAAAGAGGCTACCAACTGCAGACAGTTTCTTCAAGCCATTGCCAGTGAGGCCCTCCAATGCTGTTGCAGCAGCAAAGCCCATTGCCAAGTTTCAGGTCAAGGCTTCTTCACTCAAGGAAAAGGCGGTGACTGGATTGACAGCAGCTGCATTGACTGCTTCGATGATGATTCCGGATGTGGCTGAGGCTGCTGATTCTGGTCTTTCACCGTCCCTCAAGAGCTTCTTGCTGAGCATTGTTGCTGGAGGAGTGGTCCTTGCTTTGCTCTTTGGTGCTGTAATAGCTGTTGCCAACTTTGATCCTGTCAAGCGGAGCTGAAAAACTGTTCGGAATAATACACACATTCCAATTTTCTCTCCCAACTTGTATCTATGTTGCTAGTAATGACTAATGTTTGCACTTTAGAGTTATTCATGCCTCCAATTATTATTGTGCTGGAAAGACGTGaatgtcaaaattttttaagtTCCAGTCCAAAGTCGAGCAAGGAAAACCAGCTTGAGCTTACCAAATGGCAATTTACTGGCTCAAACAAAACACTGAATCTCCTATCACAGAAAAGAATCAAATTCAAGACCAACTTAGAAGCAAAAATGAGAGCAAGACAAGCGGAGAAATCCTGGATCTTCATCATCATTTGCTATGCCTCAGTCCCGTGTCAGCTTTCAACAAAagaattaataaataaataaaagacgaTGTCACTGTTGGATGgaaaaaaaacaatttaatgACGAAGATATCTATAAGATGATAAATCACACTAATAAATGAGTTAGTAATCGTGGAGCCCAACTCAAACATCAGTAATCAATCTAAGACACTTTTTTTCAGCGTGAATATGGCAAGAAATCAATGGAAATCTCTAATTAAATTTGTATCTCCAATATACAAAGAACTAGAACTATGGCAATGGGAACACCTTGTTCCTTGAGTTATTCTGTCTTCCTATGTATTCAACGGaaagaaaatttagaaatttgtTCAAGTAGATAGCTGCATTCTGTCGAGCTATTCACCTTCTCAGCCTTGACAACTGTAATTTTCACTCTCTGTTCATCACCATATATTTCCTCTTTGATTTTGAGCCTGAACATAAATTGTGTAAACAGACAGCTCTTAATGATCTCAGCGAATCTCAactcattttcttcttcatacTTTAACAAGTACAAATCCTTTGCTGAACAACCCAATATCTCCTCACCAGATTCCTGGAAAGCAGTCACCCACGTCAGCCCCGTATGATCCTGAATTTGGGTTTGAAGAAGATATCTGTAATCACATTCCTCAAATTCTTGATTGCATCTGTCACATAGCCATCTAGAGTTTCCTGACCTCGCTACTTTCTTATTGCACTGTCTTTCCCCAATCATTAGTGGACAAGCTGTGTAGCAAAAAGTGTCGGTCTTTATGAAAGATATTGTGGCCTTGACAGTGATCCAATCTGGTTTATCTGATCTTCCAAGGCCTTCATCTCTGATCTGACACACAGTTTTACGTATTTCATTCTTCAATCCTCCAGGCATAATTTCCCTAGATATGGACTGGGAAGCAACATCTTTTCCTCCTCCATCAAACCAGTCCCTTAAGATGTGAGCCTCTGAAAAATCAGGGTCTATGAAGAGCTGAGTGGAAGAAATAGTCCCCACTGATTTCCCAGTGAAGTTATTAACTTTTCCAGCTTTGACAGCTAAAACAGGGAAATGCCCAGCTTCTACCATTTCCCGTAGCTTTTGGCCTTCCCGGTTGCAGAAGTCTCCCCAGAGAGTTAACTCAACACTCCTTCCAGACCGATCCTTTAAATTCAGGATTCTCCTCTGTGTTTCCATTCCATTCTTTCTCACGATAGGAACAGAAGGATTAACACTAATTACTATACCAATAACATCCAATATGGAATTATTCTCAACATTTTCAATATCACTAATAGGCCTGAATGAGAACTGCTGTTGTGGTATTGAAGCGTCTTCATCTGGGCAAAGATCTACAGTTGAACTCGTGTCCAAAAATATTTCCCATTCATTCTTCAGATGGTTGAAGTTCTTTTGAGCTGGTTTTAAGCTACCTTTTGATATCATGTAAACTTTCCCAACTTCAATAATATCGTAAAATCGGTCAACAACGGCATTGAAACAGGTAACTCGTATTTCCCCTCCATCAGAATCAAGaagatcaaaagaaaagacCTTTCCATCTCCCCTGGCATTGTTGTAGCGACGAAGATCTCCTTTTGCAGTCACTCTTGCCTTAACAGCCCAACGACCCTGATAAGGATTCAATGCTGCAATTGGAACAATGCGTGCTGGGGCTTCATTTTTTACGATAGCACCATGGTTTTTGTAAATTGGAGGAGGTTGGTATGCGGGTTGAACTGTTGGCCTGAAACTCTGTACATTATTGCTCCCTGAATTACGAGAGATCAAATTATTGTTGTTTGAGAAGTTTGAACGCCCAGAGTTTTGAGTACCCAAATTGTTATTGTTAGTCAATGTCGCAGACCCGTTATTCCTATCAGGCACTGATCTTTGAACCCCTGTATCCAAGTCGCCAATCATTTTTGGGTTCCCAATTATGTCACAATCCGGAATTATAGTTTCCATATTTAGGATAACTATTATCCTGCAAGAacgattaaaaaaattttcaagtcaaaattaAACAAGAGATAAAATCGACTTTCAATCAGAAAAAGATCATAGAAACTGCTTTTTGGCATATTAGGACTCTCTTAAGCCTGAACATAAATTCATGAAACACTTTTTCCTAAACAAGCTATCCAACAGAGTAATCTTCTTGACAAACCAAGCAAAGTGGACGCCTAACTTAACAAAGTACAAAGCATATACTTAATCCAGCAGTTTGGCAGAAGTAATGCTCATCTTAGTTTGCTGAAGTAGTACCATCTGATTTCTCATTTTAATAGATTTATCTCTTCCTGGTGCTAATTGAAAAGTAAGAGATGTAACTATCTTTTACCCTGGTAGGTTCATATTCAATTACACGTTCATAAATAGCAGCATTGGCTGTTTTTCTCCAAGCCAAGCCAGCTTTCCTCCACCAGCTGTCTCTCAGTCCTTAAAATTTTGAGTACATCGAAACAAGCAGGTCTAAGGTGAAAGTGAAATCATATCTTTTGCTTTCAAATCATAGGAAAACATAACTAAACTCCTCAGAAAGTATATGAAAGGCGGGTTTGAACATTGTCCTACACGCCTATGTTTCACCATTTGTTATAATTGAATAAAGCAAACGACAGCTAAAACACATAACTTAATCAATGCAACTGGCACgagctattgaaatgaaataatTAGCGAGATGCCAAAGCAAAGATTTGCTCGTAGACATCtttatggtaaaaaaaaaatacatggaaaaaaaattatcataCAGAATTGAAAGCTAGATTATAATAAATTCAAAGACATAACTATTTGATTACCTCCAGACCTAATGTAAGACATATATCATTCCTCAAATGCTTAAAGCTGAGAGTATTAACATACTTGCGATTCTGGACGGTGCTGCAGATATAGTCAATCAACTGAACGACGGTACCCTTGCGGATGCGGCCTGACTTGACTGAGTCGTTGAGCTGAGTGGCGAGCATCGCGTGCTGAGTCAGAACCGAATCGGAGATCAAAAGGCGGTACCGTTCCTGAGTGGAGCCAATGAGCTTAATATCCAGAACCTGTACGAGCGGCTTCGAGTTCACGTCGCCGGCGGTTATCGCCGAGACCGCATTCTGCGTCAGGTGCACCGGCATTTTTGAATTCTTTTCAATAGACGAAAATGGATGGggaaaccctaggaaaatgaGAAATTGAATTAGAAGTCTGCCTGCCGAAGAGGAAACTTGTGCGGTTGAAGAAAGGATTTTAAATAGGAAAATGGTGGAGAGCTTAGGGGTATTTTCGGGAAAGAGATTGAAGTTTAGGAGGGGAAAAAAATGGCGGGGGGTCAGCAACCGCAACTGACTTCCAagtagggctgtcaacgggccgggtccgggccggaattcattattccggacccggacccgaattactatgccggatccggatccgacccgtttacccgacgggtcttttattctatgttccggatccggatccggcgggtcccggatccggatccggatctacccgaacaaatttaccaaaatttataatttctaataaaaatgagaaaaaaaaatatttgtaaactaatttctaactaatgcaaagaaaaaaccaaataagaaaagaaatcaaattaattttattaaaatacatcaccctaatcaaattatattgataaatatatatattttaaattattaattcatttatatccggatccgggtctaatacgggtcggaatactatattccgtatccgacccgttttttgtttggcaaaacggatccggatccggatccgggaaacggaattaaatccctacccatacccgcaataatttcacggatccgatccggatccgggtctagacccgacccgttgacaggcctacttCCAAGTCTTGGAGAAACCGCGGTTGCTGAGGTCGTTGGAGGATAAATTAGTAAATTACTGGACAAGTGCAGACTCGTGGTCAAATTACAAACGACAAATAACCTTCAGATTAGGGATTTTTAATCTTCTTTATTAGTACGACGCAGATTGCCTTTGTCACTAATCACAACCCTTTCTTAACTTGGATCTTCtccttttacaaaaaaaaacaaacacttGGTTCTTCTCCAAATTGGGCCGTGAGTCTCATGCTTTCCCCCCTTGAAAATTGAAACTATGCCAAAACCGGGGCCCAAGTCACCCGAATTTATACGCGTAAATGTCtagatttgaaatgaaagtcAGGAAATACATATTAAAAGATTTAAGCTTGTTGCAGCATTTTGCCCGCTTCGTGGTTCACCGATGATATGATatgatgaactttgaaactctGATGGGATTAATTAAAGTGGCAGAAACTATGAAATAACAACGCATTAGCAAGTTACTCCGCTACAGGCAGCCGAGAACAGTAGCGTCACGGTcaacattttccagatttatttCGTTTACGTTTCCCACAAGTATTTTTATACAAGTTAAATGATAGCCTAGGAATTACTCTTTTCTGTTTGGTACAAGTAACTAAAAATATTTATAGCCACTACAGAGAGTTTAACCTTAATACTACTGCCACCTAATTGAGACCTAATCCTAGCAAATGAATTCCACAATTTTTTACGTAATACGCGGGTAAAACAGCCAATTAGCCATTTTACCGTGTACTAGCTTAGCCAATCAATATGCTTTTCCTAAATCTGGGACTAGAATACATCTATTCTAGAGAACAGCAGTCAAtatctcaatacccaaaaaagaaaaatgattaaTGCATTGGAGCTTAAAAATTCAAATCAAACAGAAGAGAACAAACTAATAAGTACTTTTTAGATTTGACAACAGGGTAGAAAACAAAATCTCTTTGAAGATACAGTTGAACAAAACTCAGGCTCTACAGTCAAAAATTTTGTCAAGGCGTGTTCTACATCACCTAGCATAGTAATTTTCACCAAAAGAATCCTTAAAAATATTTGAATAAATATAACATCAGCCAGCAACAGTCACAGGAGACAGCCAATGTTGCTTTATGCAAGGACCTCAATCTCAGATGCCACCAGTGTCGGCCTGATGTAGTCTTCCTCCTCCTTGGGGGGATGAATTGTGACAAGATCAGGGAGGGGAGTTGTTGGCCCCATCTTTCCCTTCGGATCCCAAGATAGCATAATCTTTACCTTGATACCAAGTACGCCCTGTATATGTATACACGACCAGTTAGATGACAAGAATATCGCAGCACAATATCATGATTGGGCCACAATCAGAGGTAACCTGAATGCATAACCAGATCGCCAAAGAAGGAAAGGAGATGGGGGAGGAGGGGGAGAACCAACCTGCCTCAAAAGAACGTGTCTGACAGCAGAATCGATATATTCCTTGACTGGCTGTCCAGAAGAGATCATGTAACCATCTTTGAATTTCATAGACTTGGCACGTTGAGCCCTCAGCTTTCCACTGACAATGACCTGTAAGATGAAACAAGTACGTTATACTAATCTAATGAAGTAGGATGGGCTAAACAACAGCGCAAGGTCAAATTCATATGAATTAAGTACCTCACATCCCTTGGCTCCGTTCTCCATCACAAATCGCAATACACCATAACATGCCCTGAAATACAGAAACCAAGTCAGAAAAGCTTCTAGTTGAGAAAATTGAAGTACTGCTAGTAAAAGAATATTATGTATGTTTCACATTCCAGCATTGAGAAGATCACAGTATTGCAAGGACGCATCATTTCACATTTTGGGACAAATTCATCCTCTCAAAAACTACAGCATGAAAACCTGTTACATTTGTGAAGATGACCTCATAGAGCAGGTCATTTTTCTAGTCATCATCTGACACACTAGTGGTACGAGAATACCAATCTGTTTCGTCAATGACaaagaaactaaacaaaaaatgGTAGCAAAGAAGCAACTTCCAAAATCCACATGGTTGATTATATGGACCTGATAAAACAGCTGCCACATGCAGGTTTATAATACTAAGAGTAACCTCTGATTTCCCTTTGTAAACCAAATGTGTCCTCTAAAACATATTCCATGAACAATCATCAATTTGACAAGGACTCGAGATGCTAAGgacaacaattttttttagtcATCATCCGACACAAAATTGATACTAAGTATACCAATCTGCTTTGTTGATGACGGAGCAAATGGAACACAGCACGCTAATGAGCATAATTCCCTTTCATTTGTCAACAAACAGAAGAAAAACTTTTGTTTAATAGTTCATAGTGCCGATTAGAACATCCACTGCTGAGACCCTGGAAACAAATAGTGAAAGAACTTAGGATTTCCTTATCCCAAATAAATGTACCTTCTGAAACATTATCGCATGAACAATCATAAGGTTCATGAAAATAATAGCACAGAGGAAAACATTTTCTATAGTCATCATCCGACACAAAATTGGTAGCAGAAGACCAATCTGCTTTGTCGATGACAAAGCAATTAAAATGTAGAATGATAAGGATATGCAACTCCTTTTAACCTACCAAGTTGCAAAAGAAAACTTTATTACTTAACAGTATGGTACAAGTTGCAAAACATCATAACATTATCAACTTACTGGCACATAATTGCaacaaacaagaacacaaggcaAAATATGACAAAGAAATAAAGACACGGTCATCATCATTCTTCATACAGACAAAGACGAAATTCTGCTAAGACTGTTCATATCTATGAGATCATACCAACATCCCACCATTTAATCAAACAGGCAAAAACTACAAGAGGATGCAATGAACAAAACATTACTAATAAACTAGCATACGGACCCAACATCATTACCTCCTGACGGCAAGGCCACCGAGCAGCTTGTATCGAAGCGACTCAGCTTGAGCAATGGCACAGAGTGCCCTGTTGTTAACCTTCTCGGCATACAACTCCACGCTGTTCTCCGGAAACTTAAATCTCTTCTGCACCACCGACGTAAGCTCTCTAATCCTCTTCCCCTTCTCGCCTAAACGAATCAGAAGAACCCTTCTGAGAAACCCTATCCACTAAATTTCTACACCAACACTAAACGAAACAGTCCAATACTGCATAACCAACTAAAAATCATCAACTACAGGtccaaattaaacaaaaattgaattCAACAAACATCGGGAAAGTTAATAATAATTAAACTCTAGTAGTAGTTACCGAGAACATTCTGGGTGCGAGTGGCTCGGATAATGATTTCTGTCCTCATGGGAGTTACCCTGACCTCCACGCCAGAGTATCCATCCTCCGCCAGCTCACGAGTCAACACCTCGTTCAACTCCGCATAGAACACTCCATCTGCTACGAACTGCAATTTGCCCACCAGAAATTCgttacccccaaaaaaaaaaaattttaataataataaataatgaaTATTCGCCAACAGTTGTGTTTACACCTACAAGTGTGGCATTATTTGAATAAACAGTATGGACTGAGGAATGACCTTTCTCTTTTTGCTCATTTGAGAAGCCATGCCGGGGTGGGATCTCCGGCGCGAGTATACTGCAGATGCAATGCGCAAGGCTTTATGCTTTTGTTTGATTTAGGGTTTATGGGGTGGGTTATTTTccagagggttttatttttatatGTGGGGAAGGAAGAAATAATCCGACGGCGGAAATGGGATCTAACCAGTCTCGGCCTGAGGGTAGCGGACGGTCGAGATCGGTTTCTGTGCAGCGCTGTTTGTCAATGGATTTAGCGAATTGGGCTCCTTTTGCCTCCGGTTCGGCGGGGCCGTATACAAGTTAGTGTCTGGGGAAATCTTTGTTAAGCCTGTTGAAAAAGTCCACTTTGGTTGGAGTATTTAAAATCATACGGCGGGGAAATATTGGGCCCTGTAAGAACTAAGAAGTCGGTGCTGCTGGGCCATGGGATTTTGACTCTACTCTCAAGGCTGACGAGCCTACCTTTTAAACCTTCTTTTTCTCTATTGAAGTTTGGAGTCTTCCTTTAgatcaaaaaaaatattttttttcccttctcttttGTAAAGTTTGAAATCTTCTTTTATAGCCTGCTTTTTTTCTCTTGTAAAGTTTGGAGCTTTCCTTtacatcaaaaatattttttttacctTCTCTTTTTGTAAAGTCCGAAATATTCTTTTAGACCAAAAATCTAAAGTGCATGCATGTACATTATCAGTAGTTGTTCTccataaaataaaagaataaaaaaatagtAGGTGggcaaattgcaattttttggGCCATAAATTTGTTCGCCCGTAAAATCTAAAGTGTACCTACATTATTTTTGTGCTGTAAAATGaaagaattaaaaacaaaaaaggtctGCAGCAGTATATTTAGTTCAACAGTTTATATTGAAGTATCACCGGGGCAGAATGAAGTTATAGAGTGGGCGCTGGCGAAATTGGAACATATTTTGGTAATACGTACCAAAATGATGCGGTGGAATTCAATGTATTTCTAACTACTCCAATGATGGAACGTGATAAGATATATCGTCTCGAAACAATAATAAAATGTAATTAAGAGAGATTAGTCAACCGAAAACCGCATATATTTAAATCAGAATGATCATCGGCTGCCCGTCTCTGGGATCAGTACGTACTTCAAGATCTCCTTTATTCATTGTTTAAGGATTTTATATTTAATCAGGATAAACTTGTCTTGATGACGCAAATCAAGTTGGAAAAGAAACTCAGTTGAAAAATAGGATGTCACATGAAGTGAATTCCAAGAGAAAATGGACGAAGTTTCTTTCATTTAGAGAGTACCTTAAAGCTGGTCATAGACTTCTTGTTACCTGCGGTATTAGTCCATCCAATGTCATTCCCAAAATTCATAGATGGTTTAAAAATACAACTGAAGATAGTAGTGAAACTTCCAAAGTTGGGTCCCCATCCACCATGGATGGAGTAACTCAATTGGGGGTTGAGACTGAGagtagggctgtcaacgggccggaattcattattccggacccggattACTttgccggatccggatccgacccgtttacccgacgggtcttttattctatgttccggatccggatccggatccgggtctacccgaacaaatttaccaaaatttataatttctaataaaaatgagaaaaaaatatatttgtaaactaatttctaactaatgcaaagaaaaaaccaaataagaaaagaaatcaaattaactttattaaaatacatcaccctaatcaaattatattgataaatatatattttttaaattattaattcatttatatccggatccgggtctaatacgggtcggaatactatattccgtatccgacccgttttttttgtttgacaaaacggatccggatccggacctgggaaacggaattaaatccctacccatacccgcaataatttcacggatccggtccggatccgggtctagacccgacccgttgacaggcctaactGAGAGGGGTCAAATGAAAACTTCCAAAATTGGAATTCTGTCACGTTTGGTTTGGCAAAGAAATACCCTTCATCTCATAATTTGTCATGATACACAAGCTTGCAATGGCCATTTAATCATATTTCTGTTTAgatatttgcaaaaaaaattgtttgattACATTTATGAATATGTTTTCTTAGTTATAATTTCATAttttcaaccacctttttatctcacgtacatcacatcacaaaaaatattacgacagcattttttcaaaaataatctCTTGTCCAATTGTTTGGACGAAAGAGACACTCAGCTTGGATTTTAGAAAAAGGCTGCAGTAATTCATGaaagccaatccttttcccgccAACTGTATTTTTATTGAAGAAGAAGCACTCACGCATTATTGGAGAATGATTGGGATATTACAGGAAtatgcaaaaaagaaaagacacgttgctatttttttgaaatttttatataaatgtGTATTTTAGCAATTTGACGTATATCAggtaaaaaagtaattaaaaaatgtgttaatCTGATCATTGAGCAAGCACGTATTGTTGGAGGATGATTAAAAGGATTGGGATATTACTAATCACTCGCCATTTAAGTGATACATGAAGCGACTGCTAATTAGTACATGCAAAGAGGACGAGCACTTTTTAAACTTTCTTGAAATGATAGGACGGGGAAAGGATTCTGATAATGCTGTGAAGGAAGTCGCTTAGAAGTGATGTCACCACTTTGGTCCTGGTAACACAATCATTCAAGCTATGCTATACCATGACAAAAATCATCACACTGTTGATCGTACTTTTGACCCACTACGATCAAAAGTTGAATCATTCTATGCTTGACTACGTTCCAGGTTGCCGTTTTGCTGCACTGTTGCCTGTATAAATCTAACTACTGCTTGACAAGGAAATCAGTGATCAAAATTGCAACCTGTAGAGAGACAGAAAGGGAGCATCAGCATTTGCAATTttacaaagattttttttttcacctggaaagaaaaaaaatcgcAATCCTACCATCAActgcttgtttttttttttaaaaaaaaagttttttgggTGCGGCAGTGCATGcttgaaagaaaaggaaaacaattgaagatgTTCAATCCTGTAATCGAAGTCAGCATTTCTAATAATTATGTCCAATAAATATTCCATTTTGTAGTAGCTAAAAAATCTGTGCAGCTttatttggatagagtattatttcaaattatttgaaatcattactgtagtattttttgtgatgtgatttatatgaaataaaaaggtgatcgAGAATATAAAAGGAcggattgaaaaatgtatttgtgatgcaagcgaaaaaattttttgaaaaaatttgctatccaaacataGCCTTTCAATAATGTAGAAAtacttgcattttttctttgggGGTTTTGTTTTCCGGAGGGCATGGTAGAGGAGAAATTAGTCAGGATATCCTAAATACTGCTTAAGGTTCAGCAGTACATATTGCGAGGTGTTAGGAAAAGACAGATAAGGGCCTCAAAAGCAATGAAAAGTAACACTAGTGGTAACTGGCAGTATTAGCGGTTCATGGGATTCCTCGGTCATGGGATTTTAACATTTATCATCCCACATCGACCTCGCTTGTCATTTTCAAAGAACGCATTTAGGCCATGTTTGTTTGGTGGACCTGGGAAGAAGAACTGGAATCCATGCGTCCTTTTTACTTCTTTTGCAACTGACATGCACTAACCATTTTGGAGTCCAAAGCATAAAAAGTTTCAATctagcctctttttttttctttgctttcgTTTTCAGACTTGGATCTCACTGTTTGGATTGCTACGTAAActcattttttaatcacttttttacctCGCATATATTAAATTGCTACGACAATTTTTCtgtaaaaaaattcagaaaaatgcaatccaaacaaagcgtTACAGTTTTCCCAACAAATTTATTTGCCAATAGAAATATTCAAAGGAAACTTCTTAGAACCACACCACGTAAAAGagttctttttaaaaaaaaaaaaagaaaaagaaaaaagaaaaaccatccTGATTTGGTTAGCATTAACGCTGCAGCATGTATCATCATTGCAAAGAAGTGATGTGGTAATTTATTTAATAAGGTAATGCAAGCACGAGCGTGGATTATTATAGTGAGACAAACGTAACTGGATCCGACTAATGATGCGGGTAGCTATAAGATCCACTATTAGAGTATGGTTTCTTTCCATGGCTATTTGCTGGAACCGCAAggaac
Protein-coding sequences here:
- the LOC140003957 gene encoding replication protein A 70 kDa DNA-binding subunit A-like isoform X2, producing the protein METIIPDCDIIGNPKMIGDLDTGVQRSVPDRNNGSATLTNNNNLGTQNSGRSNFSNNNNLISRNSGSNNVQSFRPTVQPAYQPPPIYKNHGAIVKNEAPARIVPIAALNPYQGRWAVKARVTAKGDLRRYNNARGDGKVFSFDLLDSDGGEIRVTCFNAVVDRFYDIIEVGKVYMISKGSLKPAQKNFNHLKNEWEIFLDTSSTVDLCPDEDASIPQQQFSFRPISDIENVENNSILDVIGIVISVNPSVPIVRKNGMETQRRILNLKDRSGRSVELTLWGDFCNREGQKLREMVEAGHFPVLAVKAGKVNNFTGKSVGTISSTQLFIDPDFSEAHILRDWFDGGGKDVASQSISREIMPGGLKNEIRKTVCQIRDEGLGRSDKPDWITVKATISFIKTDTFCYTACPLMIGERQCNKKVARSGNSRWLCDRCNQEFEECDYRYLLQTQIQDHTGLTWVTAFQESGEEILGCSAKDLYLLKYEEENELRFAEIIKSCLFTQFMFRLKIKEEIYGDEQRVKITVVKAEKVNSSTECSYLLEQISKFSFR
- the LOC140003957 gene encoding replication protein A 70 kDa DNA-binding subunit A-like isoform X1, with amino-acid sequence MPVHLTQNAVSAITAGDVNSKPLVQVLDIKLIGSTQERYRLLISDSVLTQHAMLATQLNDSVKSGRIRKGTVVQLIDYICSTVQNRKIIVILNMETIIPDCDIIGNPKMIGDLDTGVQRSVPDRNNGSATLTNNNNLGTQNSGRSNFSNNNNLISRNSGSNNVQSFRPTVQPAYQPPPIYKNHGAIVKNEAPARIVPIAALNPYQGRWAVKARVTAKGDLRRYNNARGDGKVFSFDLLDSDGGEIRVTCFNAVVDRFYDIIEVGKVYMISKGSLKPAQKNFNHLKNEWEIFLDTSSTVDLCPDEDASIPQQQFSFRPISDIENVENNSILDVIGIVISVNPSVPIVRKNGMETQRRILNLKDRSGRSVELTLWGDFCNREGQKLREMVEAGHFPVLAVKAGKVNNFTGKSVGTISSTQLFIDPDFSEAHILRDWFDGGGKDVASQSISREIMPGGLKNEIRKTVCQIRDEGLGRSDKPDWITVKATISFIKTDTFCYTACPLMIGERQCNKKVARSGNSRWLCDRCNQEFEECDYRYLLQTQIQDHTGLTWVTAFQESGEEILGCSAKDLYLLKYEEENELRFAEIIKSCLFTQFMFRLKIKEEIYGDEQRVKITVVKAEKVNSSTECSYLLEQISKFSFR
- the LOC140009464 gene encoding uncharacterized protein, translating into MMASTSAVSMGGMPLTYASQKRLPTADSFFKPLPVRPSNAVAAAKPIAKFQVKASSLKEKAVTGLTAAALTASMMIPDVAEAADSGLSPSLKSFLLSIVAGGVVLALLFGAVIAVANFDPVKRS
- the LOC113695178 gene encoding small ribosomal subunit protein uS3x, which produces MASQMSKKRKFVADGVFYAELNEVLTRELAEDGYSGVEVRVTPMRTEIIIRATRTQNVLGEKGKRIRELTSVVQKRFKFPENSVELYAEKVNNRALCAIAQAESLRYKLLGGLAVRRACYGVLRFVMENGAKGCEVIVSGKLRAQRAKSMKFKDGYMISSGQPVKEYIDSAVRHVLLRQGVLGIKVKIMLSWDPKGKMGPTTPLPDLVTIHPPKEEEDYIRPTLVASEIEVLA